The following coding sequences are from one Oceanidesulfovibrio indonesiensis window:
- a CDS encoding LexA family transcriptional regulator: protein MSSFDQVFERIKSATNTRTQVELAEVLGIRQSSISDAKRRNSVPADWYLKLFEQYGLNPDWLKIGQGPMYLKSEEGYQPYDGPAALSLREEAAHYAEPESKGIVVNVHSMQSESETHEGYEPKSIGKLNVPRSLAPSSILVVKVEGSSMEPHIRRGAYVGIDQSKKNVVSGEIFGVFVPYEGLLLKRVFLDADRERIVLRSENQAHPETEIHVDKAQERIVGRAVWVMQEL from the coding sequence TTGTCATCATTCGACCAGGTTTTCGAACGGATCAAATCGGCGACGAATACGCGCACTCAGGTTGAGCTGGCCGAGGTCCTCGGCATTCGCCAGTCGAGCATCTCGGATGCCAAACGGCGCAACTCGGTGCCGGCGGACTGGTACCTCAAGCTTTTCGAGCAATACGGGCTCAACCCCGACTGGCTGAAGATCGGCCAGGGGCCGATGTATCTGAAAAGCGAGGAAGGCTATCAACCGTACGACGGGCCGGCAGCTCTGAGCCTGCGCGAGGAAGCGGCGCACTATGCCGAACCGGAGAGCAAGGGCATCGTGGTCAATGTCCATTCCATGCAGAGCGAAAGCGAGACGCATGAGGGATATGAGCCCAAGTCCATCGGCAAACTGAACGTGCCGCGTTCACTGGCTCCCAGTTCCATCCTCGTAGTCAAGGTGGAAGGTTCAAGCATGGAACCGCATATTCGCCGCGGTGCGTATGTAGGGATTGACCAGAGCAAGAAAAATGTGGTCTCGGGCGAGATATTCGGCGTCTTCGTGCCGTACGAGGGGCTTTTGCTCAAGCGGGTATTCCTGGATGCAGACCGCGAGCGGATCGTGCTGCGGTCCGAAAACCAGGCCCACCCCGAAACCGAAATCCATGTGGATAAGGCGCAGGAGCGCATTGTGGGCCGCGCCGTCTGGGTCATGCAGGAACTGTAG
- a CDS encoding pyridoxal phosphate-dependent aminotransferase codes for MSVISQAVAEYLDKSSWIRKMFETGAALKAYHGEDAVCDFSLGNPDLSPPTCVSCTLDRLAKESNKSFAFGYMPNAGYPWLREKLADFLSKEQGAPLTAGDIVVTCGAAGGLNAIMRAVFDPGDELLCPSPYFVEYGFYAANHGGKLVSVPAVPPSFDLDVDAMAAAITPKTRIVLVNSPNNPTGAVYSEESLRALAEVVDAKAEEYGRPIFLVADEPYRFLTYDGAATPPFLPVSPNAIIVSSFSKNMSLAGERVGYIAVHPEMRDKSKFLDGVVLANRILGFVNAPAIGQHLVADGLGRAVDTTIYEKRRAAMAKVLEDAGIEFSMPKGGFYFFPKAPEHFEGDDVAFVNRLAEELVLAVPGRGFGCPGYFRLTFCVDEAVINRSAEGFKRAVAQ; via the coding sequence ATGTCCGTGATTTCCCAGGCCGTGGCCGAATACCTCGACAAGTCCTCATGGATCCGGAAAATGTTCGAAACCGGAGCCGCTCTCAAAGCGTATCATGGCGAGGACGCCGTATGTGACTTCAGCCTGGGCAACCCGGACCTTTCGCCCCCCACATGCGTGAGCTGCACCCTGGACCGGCTCGCCAAGGAATCGAACAAATCCTTCGCCTTCGGCTACATGCCCAACGCCGGATACCCCTGGCTGCGAGAAAAGCTCGCTGATTTCCTCTCCAAAGAGCAGGGCGCGCCTCTCACGGCCGGGGACATCGTGGTTACCTGCGGCGCGGCCGGCGGTCTCAACGCCATCATGCGGGCCGTGTTCGATCCGGGCGACGAACTGCTGTGCCCGAGCCCCTACTTTGTGGAGTATGGCTTCTACGCCGCGAACCACGGCGGCAAGCTCGTAAGCGTACCGGCCGTGCCCCCGTCCTTCGATCTCGACGTGGACGCCATGGCAGCGGCCATCACGCCCAAGACGCGCATCGTGCTGGTCAACTCGCCCAACAACCCCACTGGCGCTGTGTATTCCGAGGAGAGCCTCCGGGCTCTCGCTGAAGTCGTGGACGCCAAGGCTGAAGAGTACGGGCGGCCCATCTTCCTTGTGGCGGACGAGCCGTATCGCTTCCTTACGTACGACGGCGCCGCGACACCGCCGTTCCTCCCTGTTTCGCCAAACGCCATCATCGTGAGCTCGTTTTCCAAAAACATGTCCCTCGCCGGCGAGCGTGTGGGCTATATCGCCGTGCATCCGGAAATGCGGGACAAGTCCAAGTTTCTGGACGGCGTGGTCCTCGCCAACCGTATTCTCGGCTTCGTGAACGCTCCGGCCATCGGCCAGCATCTCGTGGCGGACGGGCTGGGCAGGGCCGTAGACACCACTATATACGAGAAACGCCGCGCCGCCATGGCCAAAGTCCTGGAAGACGCGGGGATCGAGTTCTCCATGCCTAAGGGCGGATTCTACTTCTTTCCCAAGGCTCCGGAACACTTCGAAGGCGACGACGTGGCTTTCGTGAACCGGCTGGCCGAAGAACTCGTGCTTGCCGTTCCCGGCCGAGGCTTCGGCTGCCCCGGTTACTTCCGGCTCACCTTCTGCGTGGACGAAGCCGTCATCAACCGCTCGGCCGAGGGCTTCAAGCGCGCAGTGGCGCAGTAA
- a CDS encoding phosphomannomutase/phosphoglucomutase, with protein MKPVLPDVFRAYDIRGIVGKDFDGAWVERLGRALGAYFLERGFAQAVVGRDCRESSPEYETRLIAGLTATGVDVITVGMVPTPVLYHAVTRLNRCAGCIVTASHNPPEYNGFKVWCGATTIHTNEVRAIHDLMARGDFPTGAGFASFHDISPSYLDELVNNLIIPLDNVKVVVDGGNGTGGELCAELLRRAGADVVPLYCEPDGRFPNHHPDPVVEKNMADLKSAVVETGADFGVGLDGDADRLGVFDETGAMVFGDRILAIFARDLLIEHPGATVISEVKSSHLLYKDIADRGGDPIMWKAGHSMIKARLQETGALLAGELSGHYFFADRYYGFDDALYAALRLAEIVAKAKHAGGPPLSGFLDDWPDTANTPELRIPCPEDRLGEIVEHARRHFAGLYEINDVDGVRITFPDGWGLIRASNTQPVLSLRFEAETPERLAEIRALVEEPLSRWITEK; from the coding sequence ATGAAGCCAGTGTTGCCTGATGTGTTCAGAGCCTACGATATTCGGGGTATTGTGGGCAAGGACTTCGACGGGGCCTGGGTGGAGCGCCTGGGACGCGCCCTGGGCGCGTATTTCCTGGAACGCGGCTTCGCACAGGCTGTGGTGGGACGCGACTGCCGCGAAAGCTCACCCGAATACGAGACGCGCCTTATCGCCGGGCTCACCGCCACCGGTGTGGACGTCATAACCGTCGGCATGGTCCCCACCCCTGTCTTGTACCATGCTGTCACCAGGCTGAATCGTTGCGCCGGCTGCATCGTCACCGCCAGCCACAACCCACCGGAATACAACGGATTCAAAGTCTGGTGCGGCGCAACCACCATTCATACAAACGAGGTCCGCGCAATCCACGACCTCATGGCGCGGGGCGATTTCCCGACAGGCGCCGGCTTCGCCTCATTCCACGACATCTCGCCCAGCTATCTCGATGAGCTCGTCAATAACCTCATCATTCCTCTGGACAACGTCAAGGTCGTGGTGGACGGCGGCAACGGAACAGGCGGAGAACTGTGCGCCGAACTATTGCGCCGGGCCGGGGCTGATGTTGTCCCGCTCTACTGCGAGCCGGACGGCCGGTTCCCGAACCATCATCCCGATCCGGTTGTCGAAAAAAACATGGCGGACCTCAAGTCCGCCGTCGTGGAAACCGGGGCCGACTTCGGCGTAGGGCTGGACGGCGATGCCGACCGCCTCGGAGTGTTCGACGAAACCGGAGCCATGGTCTTCGGCGACAGGATACTTGCCATCTTCGCCCGCGACTTGCTCATCGAACACCCCGGCGCCACGGTCATCAGCGAGGTCAAAAGCTCCCATCTCCTGTACAAGGATATCGCCGACCGCGGCGGCGACCCCATCATGTGGAAGGCCGGCCATTCCATGATCAAGGCCAGGCTCCAGGAAACCGGCGCTCTGCTGGCAGGGGAACTGAGCGGCCATTATTTCTTCGCCGATCGATATTACGGCTTCGACGACGCCTTGTACGCTGCGCTGCGGCTGGCGGAGATCGTGGCCAAGGCCAAACATGCAGGCGGTCCGCCTCTGTCCGGATTCCTGGACGACTGGCCGGATACGGCCAACACTCCGGAGCTGCGCATCCCCTGCCCGGAAGACCGCCTTGGCGAGATTGTCGAGCATGCCCGCCGCCACTTCGCCGGCCTGTATGAGATAAACGACGTGGACGGCGTGCGGATCACTTTTCCGGACGGGTGGGGGCTCATCCGCGCCTCCAACACTCAGCCCGTGCTTTCTCTGCGCTTTGAAGCCGAAACCCCGGAACGCCTCGCAGAAATCCGCGCCCTGGTCGAAGAACCGCTCTCCCGCTGGATCACCGAAAAGTAG
- a CDS encoding tetratricopeptide repeat protein: MRGCLRVLLAAAVFMLGGCTLMEGTAVHLPNLDMFDEISANMSGDDPAIAVGYREQKPAPQPHTPFLGEAEDHDMSRLAEADPVIFMYCRGNEHFDAGQYERALAAYENTLVLKPEHPQARFRKGASLHMLGKFDEAVEAYDDHLALKPEDVRAHYNKGNSLSALHRWQEAVASYSRAVELDPSFANAYANRAFVLLELGDRTGAQEDAAKARTLDASVDIPDSFE; the protein is encoded by the coding sequence ATGCGCGGCTGTCTTCGTGTGCTGCTCGCAGCCGCCGTATTCATGCTTGGCGGGTGCACCCTCATGGAAGGCACAGCTGTGCACCTGCCCAATTTGGACATGTTCGACGAGATCTCGGCGAACATGTCCGGTGACGATCCGGCGATTGCTGTGGGATATCGTGAGCAGAAGCCGGCGCCGCAACCACATACGCCATTTCTCGGAGAGGCCGAGGACCATGACATGAGCAGGCTGGCCGAAGCGGACCCGGTCATATTCATGTACTGTCGCGGTAATGAGCATTTCGACGCCGGACAATACGAACGCGCTCTTGCAGCGTACGAAAACACGCTCGTCCTCAAGCCGGAACACCCGCAGGCACGGTTCAGAAAAGGCGCAAGCCTGCACATGCTTGGCAAGTTCGATGAAGCTGTCGAGGCTTATGACGACCACCTCGCATTGAAACCCGAAGACGTGCGCGCCCATTACAACAAGGGCAACTCGCTCAGCGCGTTGCATCGCTGGCAGGAGGCAGTGGCAAGCTATTCCCGTGCGGTGGAACTCGATCCCTCTTTCGCCAACGCCTACGCCAACCGTGCGTTCGTCCTGCTCGAACTGGGGGACAGAACCGGGGCCCAGGAAGATGCGGCAAAGGCCCGCACCCTTGATGCCTCGGTGGACATCCCGGATTCGTTCGAATAA
- a CDS encoding AAA family ATPase — protein MENATVCLDEIDKISGKVAGKPDVTGITLQQALLTLIEGERVLYRARVFADGAERIAKLPINTRNMLFVCGGAFEELYDQVYSRVENKEDERRLKEIRDYDKQHGMKTTILFTLRDYLKLSDLFHYGMAPQFLSRFSSIAVLDDLGRETLQRILLHSADSPYLHSKAYFRTMGIDLQLTEGAVAAVVAHAAENTRLGARALREDFARVVVDMEFDPFGSPGLRETEQGGKALTIDADMVAEKLAAWAGYGD, from the coding sequence ATGGAAAACGCCACGGTCTGTCTTGATGAAATAGACAAAATATCCGGCAAGGTCGCCGGGAAGCCCGATGTTACGGGCATTACCCTCCAGCAGGCGCTGCTCACACTCATCGAAGGAGAGCGCGTTCTCTACCGCGCCCGCGTGTTCGCCGACGGTGCGGAGCGCATCGCCAAGTTGCCAATCAATACGCGGAACATGCTTTTCGTTTGCGGCGGAGCCTTCGAGGAACTCTACGACCAGGTGTACAGCCGGGTGGAGAACAAGGAGGACGAAAGGCGGCTCAAGGAAATCCGGGATTATGACAAGCAACACGGCATGAAGACCACAATTCTCTTCACTCTGCGCGATTATCTCAAGCTTTCCGACCTGTTTCACTACGGCATGGCTCCGCAATTCCTGTCGCGCTTCAGTTCCATAGCCGTGCTCGATGATCTGGGGCGCGAAACCTTGCAGCGCATTCTGCTTCACTCCGCCGATTCTCCCTATCTGCATTCGAAAGCGTACTTCCGCACCATGGGCATAGACTTGCAGCTCACCGAGGGTGCCGTCGCGGCTGTTGTGGCGCATGCGGCCGAAAACACCCGGCTGGGCGCCAGGGCGCTGAGGGAGGACTTTGCCCGGGTGGTGGTGGATATGGAGTTCGACCCCTTTGGCTCACCGGGTCTTCGCGAAACGGAGCAGGGCGGGAAGGCCCTTACGATAGACGCAGACATGGTTGCAGAAAAACTGGCTGCCTGGGCTGGCTACGGAGACTGA
- the rfbC gene encoding dTDP-4-dehydrorhamnose 3,5-epimerase, which yields MRLIETDIPDLMILEPKVFQDERGFFMESYNSEALASYGLDYNFIQDNHAKSGQGVLRGLHFQRPPMDQTKLVRVTRGAVYDVAVDLRKGSPTYGKWVGVTLSASNFLQFLVPRGFAHGYVTLEPDTEFQYKVDNYYAPKLDGGIIWNDPDLAIDWPVESPVLSAKDRELPRFKDFESPFVYERD from the coding sequence ATGCGTCTCATCGAAACGGACATTCCGGATCTCATGATCCTCGAGCCCAAGGTTTTTCAGGACGAGCGCGGATTTTTCATGGAAAGCTACAATAGCGAAGCCCTCGCATCGTATGGCCTCGACTACAACTTCATTCAGGACAACCACGCCAAGTCCGGCCAGGGTGTGCTGCGCGGACTGCACTTTCAGAGGCCGCCCATGGACCAGACCAAGCTCGTGCGTGTGACGCGTGGGGCAGTCTATGACGTGGCCGTGGACCTGCGCAAAGGGTCGCCCACGTATGGCAAATGGGTAGGCGTCACGCTTTCGGCTTCCAACTTCCTTCAATTTCTTGTGCCTCGAGGCTTCGCACACGGTTACGTGACGCTGGAGCCGGACACAGAATTCCAGTACAAAGTGGACAACTACTATGCGCCCAAGCTGGACGGCGGCATCATCTGGAACGATCCCGATCTCGCAATCGACTGGCCAGTTGAATCGCCTGTTCTCTCAGCCAAGGACCGCGAGCTGCCACGATTCAAGGATTTCGAATCTCCGTTCGTTTACGAAAGAGACTGA
- the hflK gene encoding FtsH protease activity modulator HflK, whose amino-acid sequence MNWDWDKLSEKKRRQNSGGGGPEPARPDWDSVGEKLEKFKNFKFPFGKTIIALVLVAWLVSGFYIVNPGEVGVVLRFGEYHRTTTEGPHLHYPFPIESVMTPNVEQVRRVAVGVRGTITPGQDESSMLTGDENIVNVEFVVQYKIKDAKNYLFNVAGPDDTVKSASETAMREVIGYSMIDAALTDGKFEIQNETRDLLQGILDSYQAGLQVIAVKLQDVTPPREVVDAFKDVASAREDRERFINEAEAYRNDIIPTARGRAAEMVNQALAFKESEIRKATGEAERFLSVLAEYQKAEDVTRRRLYLEAMEEVYSNPSLEKIIMGQENMERVLPLLPLGQGLGSFTAPQPQGQTQGGQQ is encoded by the coding sequence ATGAATTGGGATTGGGACAAGCTTTCTGAAAAGAAGCGCCGGCAAAACAGTGGCGGAGGCGGGCCGGAGCCTGCGCGTCCAGACTGGGACAGTGTGGGCGAGAAGCTTGAAAAGTTCAAGAATTTCAAGTTTCCCTTCGGCAAGACAATCATTGCGCTGGTGCTCGTGGCGTGGCTCGTTTCGGGCTTTTACATCGTGAACCCTGGCGAGGTCGGCGTGGTGTTGCGCTTTGGCGAGTATCACCGGACAACGACAGAAGGGCCGCACCTCCACTATCCGTTTCCCATCGAATCCGTGATGACGCCGAATGTGGAGCAGGTGCGCCGGGTTGCCGTGGGGGTTCGCGGAACGATTACGCCGGGGCAGGACGAGTCTTCCATGCTCACAGGCGATGAGAACATCGTGAACGTCGAGTTCGTCGTCCAGTACAAGATCAAGGACGCGAAGAACTATCTGTTCAATGTGGCAGGACCGGACGATACCGTGAAGTCTGCCTCGGAAACGGCCATGCGTGAGGTTATCGGCTACAGCATGATCGATGCGGCGCTGACTGACGGCAAGTTCGAAATCCAGAATGAAACGCGGGACCTGTTGCAGGGGATCCTGGACAGCTACCAGGCGGGGCTTCAGGTTATTGCGGTGAAGCTGCAGGACGTGACGCCGCCGCGCGAGGTTGTGGACGCGTTCAAGGACGTTGCCAGCGCCCGTGAGGATCGGGAGCGGTTCATCAACGAGGCCGAGGCCTACCGCAACGATATCATTCCCACGGCCCGCGGTCGTGCAGCGGAAATGGTCAACCAGGCCCTTGCATTCAAGGAAAGCGAGATACGCAAGGCCACAGGTGAAGCGGAACGCTTCCTGTCCGTGCTCGCCGAGTACCAGAAGGCCGAGGACGTAACCCGCCGCCGCCTCTACCTGGAAGCTATGGAAGAGGTTTATTCGAATCCGTCCCTGGAGAAGATCATCATGGGTCAGGAGAATATGGAGCGGGTGCTGCCGCTTCTGCCTCTCGGTCAGGGCCTTGGTTCGTTCACCGCCCCGCAACCGCAGGGACAGACCCAGGGAGGGCAGCAGTAA
- a CDS encoding ATP-binding protein yields the protein MDSMNASLMPQDIYDHLASRVLGQEAALRAISVAVYKHVNRIGGARILMIGNSGTGKTTIMKAIEELYSSRESLAAFRAMTIMNARTLLNEAGDVDTFGIFRSLESRVAAMLGEKRPPPGSALADGKRHGLS from the coding sequence ATGGATTCCATGAACGCGTCTTTGATGCCGCAGGACATATACGATCATCTCGCATCGCGGGTGCTCGGGCAGGAAGCTGCGCTGCGCGCCATTTCAGTGGCAGTGTACAAGCACGTGAACCGCATCGGCGGCGCGCGCATTCTGATGATCGGCAACAGCGGCACTGGCAAGACCACGATCATGAAGGCGATCGAGGAGTTGTACTCCAGCCGTGAATCCCTCGCGGCCTTCCGCGCCATGACCATCATGAACGCGCGCACGCTTCTGAACGAGGCTGGCGATGTGGACACGTTCGGCATCTTCCGAAGCCTGGAAAGCAGAGTCGCCGCCATGCTTGGCGAGAAGCGTCCCCCCCCAGGCAGTGCTCTCGCTGATGGAAAACGCCACGGTCTGTCTTGA
- the hflC gene encoding protease modulator HflC, which yields MKKSGILLILLFVALFVVSQVFFTVHQTQYAIVLQLGKPVGGTLSPGLHMKKPLIQTVEFFDKRIQDYDMQPTEVLTSDKKNLVVDSYFKWRITDPLQFYRTVRTIPSARARLDDVIYSELREALGRHTLTEIVAEERGAIMEHITTEASDLVAQYGIELLDVRIKRTELPPQNEQAIFNRMRAERERQAKQYRSEGREEAAKIRSSAEKDRAVIVADARRESDAIRGEGEAEAIKLYAQALEQGPEFYAFQRSLTAYRKSIGNNTRLLLTPENEFLRYFE from the coding sequence ATGAAGAAATCCGGAATCCTGCTCATCCTGCTATTTGTGGCGCTTTTCGTAGTGTCGCAGGTGTTTTTCACCGTGCATCAGACGCAATACGCCATCGTATTGCAGTTGGGTAAGCCTGTGGGCGGAACATTGAGCCCGGGGCTGCATATGAAAAAGCCCCTGATCCAGACGGTCGAATTCTTCGACAAGCGCATTCAGGACTATGACATGCAGCCCACCGAGGTGCTGACGAGCGACAAGAAAAACCTTGTGGTGGACAGCTACTTCAAGTGGCGGATTACCGATCCGTTGCAATTCTATCGCACCGTGCGAACCATCCCGAGCGCCCGGGCGCGGCTGGACGACGTGATCTACTCCGAGCTGCGCGAAGCTCTGGGCCGGCATACGCTCACGGAGATTGTGGCCGAGGAGCGCGGCGCCATCATGGAGCATATCACCACGGAAGCCTCGGATCTTGTGGCGCAATATGGTATCGAACTGCTCGATGTCCGTATCAAACGCACCGAACTGCCGCCTCAGAACGAGCAGGCGATCTTCAACCGCATGCGCGCCGAACGTGAGCGGCAGGCCAAGCAATACCGCTCGGAAGGGCGTGAGGAAGCGGCCAAGATACGCTCCAGCGCCGAGAAGGACCGCGCGGTGATAGTCGCGGACGCCAGACGCGAATCCGACGCCATCCGAGGCGAAGGTGAAGCAGAGGCGATCAAGCTGTATGCGCAGGCCCTGGAACAGGGGCCCGAGTTCTATGCATTTCAGCGCAGCCTGACTGCATACCGCAAGAGCATAGGCAACAACACGCGGTTGCTGCTCACTCCTGAGAACGAATTCCTTCGTTACTTCGAATAG